The Chitinophagales bacterium genome has a segment encoding these proteins:
- a CDS encoding HD domain-containing protein translates to MLNKRKIFNDPVYGFITIPYDIVYDIIQHPYFQRLRRIQQLGLSSMVYPGATHSRFHHSLGAMHLMQQALEVLKLKGVKITQKESEAATVAILLHDIGHAPFSHSLEYILVKNISHETISKKIIEELIPIFGETLAIALQIFNNSYKKKFLHQLVSGQLDMDRMDYLNRDSFYTGVSEGVIGYDRIINMLNVVDDNIVVEEKGIYSIEKFLIARRLMYWQVYLHKTSLVADLMLKATVERAIAIKAIDNISKPLAKLIENPNRKNYLKYYTLIDDIDIMYALKIWSTNKDKILAQLADAILNRKLFHLSYESEQVAEQQYLALKQQYSKESFPYLVYAGSTQNNAYNPSKETIKILKKDGSIVPISEYSKEWNLQSITQTITKHYIAYPKK, encoded by the coding sequence ATTTTGAACAAGAGAAAAATATTTAACGATCCAGTCTATGGTTTTATAACTATTCCTTATGATATAGTATATGATATTATTCAACATCCTTATTTTCAACGCTTAAGAAGAATACAACAATTGGGTTTGAGTAGTATGGTGTATCCTGGAGCAACGCATAGCCGTTTTCACCATTCTTTAGGTGCTATGCATTTGATGCAACAAGCATTAGAAGTGTTAAAATTAAAAGGTGTTAAAATTACTCAAAAAGAAAGCGAAGCAGCCACTGTTGCTATTTTACTACACGATATTGGTCATGCTCCATTTTCACATAGTTTAGAATACATATTAGTTAAAAATATTAGTCATGAAACTATTTCTAAGAAAATTATAGAAGAGTTAATTCCTATTTTTGGCGAAACATTAGCAATTGCACTACAAATATTCAATAATTCGTACAAAAAGAAATTTTTGCATCAACTAGTTTCTGGTCAGTTAGATATGGATAGAATGGACTATCTCAACAGAGATTCTTTTTATACTGGCGTTAGTGAAGGTGTAATTGGCTATGATCGTATTATTAATATGTTGAATGTAGTTGATGACAATATTGTAGTAGAAGAAAAAGGCATTTATTCGATAGAAAAGTTTTTAATTGCACGACGATTGATGTATTGGCAAGTATATTTACATAAAACATCGTTGGTTGCCGATTTAATGTTAAAAGCTACTGTAGAAAGAGCTATTGCCATAAAAGCAATTGATAATATATCAAAACCTTTGGCTAAGTTGATTGAAAATCCAAATAGAAAAAATTATTTAAAATATTATACTTTAATTGATGATATAGATATTATGTATGCATTAAAAATTTGGTCAACTAATAAAGATAAAATCTTAGCTCAATTGGCTGATGCTATTTTAAATAGAAAACTATTTCATTTAAGTTATGAATCTGAACAAGTAGCAGAACAACAATATTTAGCATTAAAACAACAATATTCTAAAGAATCATTTCCTTATTTAGTATATGCTGGTTCAACACAAAACAATGCTTATAATCCAAGTAAAGAAACCATAAAAATTTTAAAGAAAGATGGTAGTATTGTACCTATTTCAGAATATTCTAAAGAATGGAATTTACAATCTATTACACAAACCATTACCAAACACTATATTGCTTATCCTAAAAAATAA
- the lpxD gene encoding UDP-3-O-(3-hydroxymyristoyl)glucosamine N-acyltransferase, whose protein sequence is MQLNQKPYTINELALIVNGQIIGDTNTTIHLPNKVEIATKEEISFIGNKKYIDYIHTSNAGILILTKALFKADFERPIILVDDAYNAFAQILDLFIQKDIPTISDKAIIDTSARIGNNCCIGANTIIGKNVQIGNDCIIYPNVTIYDNCIIGNHCIIHSGTVIGSDGFGFAPNKDGSFKKIPQLGNVIINDDVEIGANCTIDSATLGSTIIETGCKLDNLIQVAHNVVIGAHTVIAAQTGIAGSTIIGHHCMIGGQVGFVGHITIAPYTKINAQSGIAQSIKQENLVLSGSPAFNMRDYFKSSVYFKQLPDIIKRLSTLEEKNKNK, encoded by the coding sequence ATGCAGTTAAATCAGAAACCATATACTATAAATGAATTAGCTTTAATCGTTAATGGACAAATTATTGGTGATACCAATACGACCATTCACTTACCCAATAAAGTTGAAATTGCCACAAAAGAGGAAATCAGTTTTATTGGAAATAAAAAATATATTGATTATATACATACTTCTAATGCTGGAATTCTCATTTTAACAAAAGCATTGTTTAAAGCAGACTTTGAACGACCTATTATTTTAGTAGATGATGCTTATAATGCTTTCGCTCAAATATTAGATTTGTTTATACAAAAAGATATTCCTACAATTAGCGACAAAGCAATTATTGATACATCTGCAAGAATTGGTAATAATTGTTGTATTGGTGCAAATACTATTATTGGAAAAAATGTTCAAATTGGCAATGACTGTATTATTTATCCAAATGTAACTATTTACGATAATTGTATTATTGGTAATCATTGCATTATTCATAGTGGAACTGTTATTGGTAGCGATGGTTTTGGTTTTGCTCCAAACAAAGATGGTAGCTTTAAAAAAATTCCACAATTAGGCAATGTTATTATTAATGATGATGTAGAAATTGGTGCTAATTGTACTATTGATAGTGCTACTCTTGGTTCAACCATAATAGAAACAGGTTGTAAGTTGGATAATTTAATTCAAGTAGCACATAATGTAGTAATTGGTGCTCATACTGTTATTGCTGCACAAACAGGAATTGCTGGTAGTACTATTATTGGTCATCATTGTATGATTGGTGGACAAGTTGGATTTGTAGGTCACATTACTATTGCACCATATACAAAAATTAATGCACAAAGTGGTATTGCACAAAGTATAAAACAAGAAAATTTAGTTTTATCAGGTTCGCCAGCTTTTAATATGCGAGATTATTTTAAATCGTCGGTTTACTTTAAGCAACTTCCAGATATTATTAAACGACTAAGTACTTTAGAAGAAAAGAATAAAAATAAATAA
- the lpxC gene encoding UDP-3-O-[3-hydroxymyristoyl] N-acetylglucosamine deacetylase gives MLQQKTLIKPIQFSGVGLHSGHQATVTLLPAAANTGINFHRTDVNQKIPCSPKYITNTNRSTTITYNNISIITIEHLLSALYSLEVDNVIIEVDNDEIPILDGSTKPIIDAINQVGTIELNEAKKEFVIKNYIVWKDDATDAEYMFMPHNEFSVTCLIDYPSKLIHNQFAVLNSLDEYYTEIAPAKTFCFLHEIDFLYNNGLIRGGSINNALIYSEIPLSKNKIQWIADTFNQPINSIPEKGILNPLNQSFDNEAARHKILDVIGDLALTQTYWRGKLICYKPGHASNVRFSNFLYEEILHNNLAFSQ, from the coding sequence ATGCTACAACAAAAAACCTTAATTAAACCTATACAATTCTCTGGTGTTGGCTTACATTCTGGACATCAAGCAACAGTTACACTTTTACCAGCAGCTGCAAATACTGGAATAAATTTTCATAGAACAGATGTCAATCAAAAAATACCTTGTTCTCCAAAATATATTACAAACACTAATAGAAGTACTACTATAACCTATAATAATATATCTATAATTACTATTGAACATTTACTATCTGCTTTGTATAGTTTAGAAGTTGATAATGTTATCATAGAAGTTGACAATGACGAAATACCAATTTTAGATGGAAGTACCAAACCAATTATCGATGCCATTAATCAAGTTGGTACTATAGAACTCAACGAAGCAAAAAAAGAGTTTGTTATTAAAAATTATATAGTATGGAAAGATGATGCTACTGATGCAGAGTACATGTTTATGCCACACAATGAATTTTCTGTTACTTGCTTAATTGATTATCCTTCAAAATTAATACACAATCAGTTTGCTGTTTTAAATAGCTTAGACGAATACTACACAGAAATTGCACCAGCCAAAACTTTTTGTTTCTTACACGAAATAGATTTTTTATACAACAACGGATTAATTAGAGGTGGAAGTATTAATAATGCATTAATTTATTCAGAAATTCCATTAAGCAAAAATAAAATTCAATGGATAGCAGATACTTTTAATCAACCTATCAATTCTATACCTGAAAAAGGTATACTCAATCCATTAAATCAAAGTTTTGATAACGAAGCAGCAAGACACAAAATTTTAGATGTTATAGGTGATTTAGCACTTACGCAAACCTATTGGCGAGGAAAACTCATTTGCTACAAACCAGGTCATGCTTCAAATGTTAGATTTTCAAATTTTCTCTATGAAGAAATATTACACAACAACTTAGCGTTTAGTCAATAA
- a CDS encoding acetyl-CoA C-acetyltransferase has translation MNEVYIYDCIRTPRGKGKKNGSLYEVTPVTLLAQQLKALEKRNNLDTAFVEDVIIGCVTPIGDQGGNIAKTAVLYADWSQTVPGFQLNRFCASGLEAVNLAAMKVRSGWQDLIVAGGVESMSRVPMGMDGGPWVLDMQVNNKTDFVPQGISADLIATVEGFSREACDKYALRSQQLAAIAKQEGRFNKSIVPIVDINGLTILAEDEFNRPDTTLEGLASLNPSFQMMGEMGFDSVALQKYSELEKINHVHTPGNSSGIVDGAALVLIGSKAIGEKLGLKPRAKIVSVAVTSTEPTIMLTGPGPASKIALQKAGMTINDIDLVEMNEAFASAVLRLQRDIEVPDEKLNVNGGAIALGHPLGATGAMILGTLVDELERSNKSTGLATLCVGGGMGVTTIIERV, from the coding sequence ATGAACGAAGTATATATCTACGATTGTATTAGAACTCCAAGAGGAAAAGGCAAAAAAAATGGCAGCTTATATGAAGTTACGCCAGTTACACTTTTAGCACAACAATTAAAAGCACTAGAAAAAAGAAATAATCTAGATACGGCTTTTGTAGAAGATGTAATTATTGGTTGCGTTACACCTATTGGCGACCAAGGTGGCAATATTGCTAAAACAGCAGTTTTGTACGCAGATTGGTCTCAGACAGTTCCAGGTTTTCAACTCAATCGCTTTTGTGCTTCTGGATTAGAAGCCGTTAATTTGGCTGCGATGAAAGTTCGGTCTGGTTGGCAAGATTTAATTGTTGCAGGTGGTGTTGAGTCAATGAGTAGAGTACCAATGGGAATGGATGGTGGTCCTTGGGTTTTAGATATGCAAGTCAACAATAAAACCGATTTTGTTCCTCAAGGAATTAGTGCCGACTTAATTGCAACTGTAGAAGGTTTTTCTAGAGAAGCTTGTGATAAGTATGCACTGCGTTCACAACAATTAGCAGCAATTGCTAAGCAAGAAGGTCGATTTAATAAATCTATTGTACCAATAGTAGATATTAATGGATTAACGATTCTAGCTGAAGACGAATTCAACAGACCAGATACTACATTGGAAGGTTTAGCTTCATTAAATCCATCTTTCCAAATGATGGGAGAAATGGGTTTCGATAGCGTAGCACTTCAAAAATATTCAGAATTAGAAAAAATAAATCATGTGCATACACCAGGAAATTCTTCTGGCATTGTAGATGGTGCTGCTTTAGTTTTAATTGGTTCTAAAGCCATTGGCGAAAAATTAGGTTTAAAACCTAGAGCCAAAATAGTATCGGTTGCAGTTACTTCTACCGAACCAACTATTATGCTTACTGGTCCTGGTCCTGCTTCTAAAATTGCACTACAAAAAGCTGGTATGACAATCAACGATATTGATTTGGTAGAAATGAACGAAGCATTTGCTTCTGCTGTTTTGAGATTACAAAGAGATATTGAAGTACCTGATGAAAAATTAAATGTAAATGGTGGAGCAATTGCATTAGGTCATCCACTTGGAGCAACAGGTGCAATGATATTAGGTACTCTAGTTGATGAACTAGAAAGAAGCAATAAGAGTACTGGTTTAGCTACACTTTGTGTTGGTGGTGGTATGGGCGTTACTACTATAATAGAAAGAGTATAG